One window of the Archangium primigenium genome contains the following:
- a CDS encoding PHP domain-containing protein, which produces MTLWGGVGKGLRALVGLVLILIGWAGLYTLAAVFVEYPVISGTPPPVRTLGPRGAFHVHTTRSDGRGSVEEVAAAAKAAGLRFVVLTDHNDFEPREPVFIDGVLMVPGVEISTAHGHLVAFGLRRPLEGVSKWMDGDDAERAVRAAGGVSVLAHPVQKRNPWSHLEASWRADGYELYSADTFFRDAQSRPFSRLLPALGALLGNAVHGVMMLVEPGPEPLARLLELELTRPRVALCAHDAHGLPRYEDVFRAMALYLPVAEGESAEALPTDAREAAERVVRGLAGGGAVCAFRALGEPEGFRLEGLPPGEREAPVGQVLTVRLPPGSDERVRIEVRGAGRLLPDGRSVELFEPGGAQVEAWVRAPGGFFGTRWRPWIVPSPIRVVLRSGDR; this is translated from the coding sequence ATGACGCTCTGGGGCGGGGTGGGCAAGGGGCTGCGGGCCCTGGTGGGGCTGGTGCTGATCCTGATCGGCTGGGCGGGCCTCTACACCCTGGCCGCGGTGTTCGTGGAGTACCCGGTGATCTCCGGGACGCCGCCGCCCGTGAGGACGCTGGGGCCTCGCGGCGCCTTCCACGTGCACACCACGCGCTCGGACGGGCGGGGCTCGGTGGAGGAGGTCGCCGCGGCGGCCAAGGCGGCGGGCCTGCGATTCGTGGTGCTCACGGATCACAACGACTTCGAGCCGCGCGAGCCCGTCTTCATCGACGGCGTGCTGATGGTGCCGGGGGTGGAGATCTCCACCGCGCATGGGCACCTCGTGGCCTTTGGCCTGCGGCGGCCGTTGGAGGGCGTGTCCAAGTGGATGGACGGAGACGACGCCGAGCGGGCGGTCCGGGCCGCGGGCGGCGTGAGCGTCCTGGCGCACCCCGTCCAGAAGCGCAACCCCTGGAGCCACCTGGAGGCCTCGTGGCGGGCCGATGGCTATGAGCTGTACTCCGCGGACACCTTCTTCCGGGACGCGCAGAGCCGTCCCTTCAGCCGGCTGTTGCCCGCGCTGGGGGCGCTCCTGGGCAACGCGGTGCACGGGGTGATGATGCTCGTGGAGCCCGGTCCCGAGCCCCTGGCGCGCCTGCTGGAGCTGGAGTTGACCAGGCCCCGGGTGGCGCTGTGCGCGCACGATGCGCACGGCCTGCCCCGCTACGAGGACGTGTTCCGGGCCATGGCCCTGTACCTGCCCGTCGCGGAGGGCGAGTCCGCCGAGGCCCTGCCCACGGACGCGCGGGAGGCCGCCGAGCGGGTGGTGCGGGGGCTCGCGGGCGGCGGCGCGGTGTGCGCGTTCCGGGCGCTGGGCGAGCCCGAGGGGTTCCGTCTGGAAGGCTTGCCGCCGGGGGAACGCGAGGCGCCGGTGGGCCAGGTGCTCACGGTGCGGCTGCCGCCGGGGAGCGACGAGCGGGTCCGGATCGAGGTGCGGGGCGCGGGTCGGCTGCTGCCGGATGGGCGCTCGGTGGAGCTGTTCGAGCCGGGAGGGGCGCAGGTGGAGGCGTGGGTGCGGGCGCCGGGAGGCTTCTTCGGCACGCGGTGGCGCCCCTGGATCGTCCCCAGTCCCATCCGGGTCGTGCTCCGGAGCGGGGATCGCTGA
- a CDS encoding ABC transporter ATP-binding protein yields the protein MFQILKRLLGYARPHLGVLGAAFGCMALLGLGTGAYAYLLGPALRFLLSGGESGFAGAQPIPWLSGVSRETALWGFPVVVLLVGGVKGVGYLGQFYFMGLFAQKTVADLRRDLFVRLTALSPAQLGRERTGDLLSRFTADVQAVEMAAMYTVGSYLRDSLQIVVLAGVALSLSPLLGGLMLAVLPLAALPASRLTRKALKGTREGQVQLGHLAGQLQEGLGGLRTIQAFNGQEAELARFASHAREHEEALVRAAWARGGVPGLMEVLAAAALAGSLAYAAATKAMEPEALLSFLTALVLVYQPVKDLGRVTQFAMQAGAAGERLFALLDLKHPVEDTPGAVPAPALARELRLEDVVFSYGERRALDGLTLSLPAGQVVALVGPSGGGKSTLTQLLLRFERPDAGRLLLDGVDADRYTAASVRARFALVTQEPLLFSGSVLENLRLARPEASLEEVEAAARVAHADGFIRAMPEGYDTRVGERGVKLSGGQRQRLCIARAVLSRAPVLVLDEATSSLDPESEREVQAALAQVLPGRTAVVIAHRLSTVVDADLICVLEAGRVVEQGRHADLLARGGRYAALWSLQAGVERGAA from the coding sequence ATGTTCCAGATCCTCAAACGCCTGCTGGGCTATGCCCGGCCGCACCTGGGGGTGCTGGGCGCGGCCTTCGGGTGCATGGCGCTGCTCGGCCTGGGCACGGGCGCCTACGCCTACCTGCTGGGACCCGCGCTGCGCTTCCTGCTGTCCGGCGGCGAGAGCGGTTTCGCCGGTGCGCAGCCCATCCCCTGGCTGTCGGGCGTCTCGCGCGAGACGGCGCTCTGGGGCTTCCCCGTGGTGGTGCTGCTCGTGGGCGGCGTCAAGGGCGTGGGCTACCTGGGCCAGTTCTACTTCATGGGGCTCTTCGCCCAGAAGACGGTGGCGGACCTGCGCCGCGACCTCTTCGTGCGCCTCACGGCGCTGTCGCCCGCGCAGCTCGGGCGCGAGCGCACGGGTGACCTGCTCAGCCGCTTCACCGCGGACGTGCAGGCGGTGGAGATGGCGGCCATGTACACGGTGGGCTCCTACCTGCGCGACTCGCTGCAGATCGTGGTGCTCGCCGGGGTGGCGCTGTCGCTCAGTCCGCTGCTGGGCGGCCTCATGCTGGCGGTGCTCCCCCTGGCGGCCTTGCCGGCCTCGCGGCTCACGCGCAAGGCGCTCAAGGGCACGCGGGAGGGACAGGTGCAGTTGGGCCACCTCGCGGGGCAGTTGCAGGAGGGCCTGGGCGGCCTGCGCACCATCCAGGCCTTCAACGGGCAGGAGGCGGAGCTGGCCCGCTTCGCCTCGCACGCGCGCGAGCACGAGGAGGCCCTGGTGCGGGCCGCGTGGGCGCGCGGGGGCGTGCCCGGGTTGATGGAGGTGCTGGCGGCGGCGGCGCTCGCGGGCTCGCTGGCGTACGCGGCGGCCACGAAGGCGATGGAGCCCGAGGCGCTCCTGTCCTTCCTGACCGCGCTGGTGCTCGTGTACCAGCCCGTCAAGGACCTGGGCCGGGTGACGCAGTTCGCGATGCAGGCGGGCGCGGCGGGGGAGCGGCTCTTCGCGCTGCTGGACCTGAAGCACCCGGTGGAGGACACGCCCGGGGCCGTGCCCGCGCCGGCGCTCGCACGGGAGCTGCGGTTGGAGGACGTGGTCTTCTCCTATGGAGAGCGGCGGGCCCTGGATGGACTGACCCTGTCCTTGCCCGCGGGCCAGGTGGTGGCGCTGGTGGGGCCCAGTGGGGGCGGCAAGAGCACGCTCACCCAGCTCCTGCTGCGCTTCGAGCGTCCGGACGCGGGCCGGCTGCTGCTCGATGGCGTGGACGCGGACCGCTACACGGCGGCCAGCGTGCGCGCGCGCTTCGCGCTGGTGACCCAGGAGCCGCTGCTGTTCTCGGGCAGCGTGCTGGAGAACCTGCGGCTCGCCCGGCCCGAGGCCTCGCTCGAGGAGGTGGAGGCGGCGGCGCGGGTGGCCCACGCGGACGGCTTCATCCGGGCGATGCCCGAGGGCTACGACACGCGCGTGGGCGAGCGGGGCGTGAAGCTGAGCGGGGGGCAGCGCCAGCGCCTGTGCATCGCGCGGGCGGTCCTGTCGCGCGCGCCCGTGCTGGTGCTGGACGAGGCCACGAGCAGCCTGGATCCGGAGAGCGAGCGGGAGGTGCAGGCGGCGCTCGCGCAGGTGCTGCCGGGGCGCACGGCGGTGGTGATCGCCCACCGGCTGTCGACGGTGGTGGACGCGGACCTCATCTGCGTGCTGGAGGCGGGCCGGGTCGTGGAGCAGGGGCGTCACGCGGACCTGCTCGCGCGCGGCGGACGGTACGCGGCGCTGTGGTCGCTCCAGGCGGGGGTCGAGCGGGGCGCGGCATGA